From the genome of Halorussus sp. MSC15.2, one region includes:
- a CDS encoding antitoxin VapB family protein: MSHQVRLNDNLYERIKANKQEGESFSDTIERLINDRSLRDLQDVFDDEQVDEMRDAIETADEEDVAEVREIGERFE, translated from the coding sequence ATGTCGCATCAGGTCCGGCTCAACGACAATCTCTACGAGCGCATCAAAGCAAACAAGCAGGAGGGAGAGTCGTTTAGCGACACCATCGAGCGCCTCATTAACGACCGTTCGCTTCGTGACCTTCAGGACGTCTTCGATGACGAACAGGTAGACGAGATGCGGGACGCAATCGAAACAGCAGATGAAGAGGACGTCGCCGAGGTCCGTGAAATCGGCGAACGCTTCGAATAA